One Dioscorea cayenensis subsp. rotundata cultivar TDr96_F1 chromosome 15, TDr96_F1_v2_PseudoChromosome.rev07_lg8_w22 25.fasta, whole genome shotgun sequence genomic region harbors:
- the LOC120276678 gene encoding protochlorophyllide-dependent translocon component 52, chloroplastic-like produces MESIASFPSSSPLHLCLPSSFLPPLPPLRFPLHPHRHQRAARLVSHSALPSSAASSTLSTTDTTISGEKFNWYANWYPVAPICDLDKRAPHAKRILGLDIVVWWDRVKEQWQVFDDRCPHRLAPLSEGRIDQWGRLQCVYHGWCFNGSGGCELIPQASPDGPPVQRAKKACVAVYPSIVQNKIVWFWPSTDPQYKDIALKEKPPYVPQLDDPSYTSSMGMRDLQYGYEILTENLMDPAHVPYAHYGLLTNPKPIAPNARDREGGRPMELIIEVLDKTGFFSTNNIGHCKFIAPCLYYSVMTLGSNNGSISSQSTSEDSSKTIQKQKNSLLVFLCVPVSPGRSRVIYAFPRNFSVWLDRIFPRWFFHIRQNLILDSDLYLLYIEEQKIAEVGHSNWLKACYVPTKSDAMVTAFRRWLIKHAEGRIHWPTKFSNYLSPSLPKEQIMDRYWSHTVQCSSCRAALKCMKVLEIFLQVFSVISIGILAAMKGSLVSTVTRVSIVFTAVLCFLASRWLSHFIYKNFYYHDYNHAFVLKQ; encoded by the exons ATGGAGTCCATCGCCTCGTTCCCATCCTCTTCTCCCCTCCATCTCTGCCTCCCAAGCTCCTTCTTGCCTCCTCTCCCTCCTCTTCGCTTCCCTCTTCACCCTCACCGTCATCAAAGAGCCGCGCGCCTCGTCTCCCACTCTGCTCTCCCTTCCTCCGCCGCCTCCTCCACGCTCTCGACCACCGACACCACCATTTCCGGCGAGAAGTTCAATTGGTACGCCAACTGGTACCCTGTGGCACCTATCTGTGATCTTGACAAGCGAGCGCCGCACGCCAAACGAATCCTCGGCCTCGACATCGTGGTGTGGTGGGATCGTGTGAAGGAGCAATGGCAGGTGTTCGACGATCGGTGCCCCCACCGCCTCGCCCCTCTATCCGAGGGACGGATTGATCAATGGGGCCGCTTGCAGTGTGTCTACCATGGATGGTGCTTCAATGGCTCCGGTGGTTGCGAGCTCATCCCTCAGGCCTCTCCTGATGGTCCGCCG GTTCAAAGAGCTAAGAAGGCTTGTGTTGCTGTTTATCCAAGCATTGTGCAGAATAAGATTGTTTGGTTTTGGCCAAGCACTGATCCTCAGTACAAGGATATTGCACTGAAGGAGAAACCTCCATATGTGCCTCAGCTGGATGATCCATCATACACCTCTTCCATGGGAATGAGAGATCTTCAGTATGG GTATGAAATTCTGACAGAGAACTTGATGGATCCTGCTCATGTTCCATATGCACACTATGGACTACTGACAAATCCTAAGCCAATTGCTCCTAATGCTAG AGATCGAGAAGGAGGCAGACCTATGGAGTTGATCATTGAGGTATTAGATAAAACAGGCTTCTTCTCAACAAACAATATAGGCCACTGCAAGTTCATAGCACCTTGCCTCTATTACTCTGTCATGACCTTAGGTTCCAATAATGGATCAATTTCCTCGCAGAGCACTTCAGAG GACTCATCTAAGAcgatccaaaaacaaaaaaattctcttcttgttttccttTGCGTTCCAGTTAGTCCTGGAAGAAGTAGAGTAATCTATGCCTTCCCAAGGAACTTCTCTGTTTGGTTGGACAGAATTTTTCCCCGCTGGTTCTTTCACATAAGACAGAATCTGATTCTGGATTCAGACTTATATCTTCTGTATATAGAG GAACAAAAGATTGCTGAAGTCGGTCATTCAAATTGGCTGAAAGCTTGTTATGTGCCGACAAAATCAGATGCCATGGTTACTGCTTTCAGGAGATGGTTAATAAAACACGCAGAAGGTCGAATTCACTGGCCTACCAAGTTCAGTAATTACCTATCCCCTTCCCTGCCAAAAGAACAGATTATGGACAG ATATTGGTCACACACAGTGCAATGCAGCAGCTGCCGTGCAGCtttaaaatgcatgaaagtgctTGAGATTTTCCTGCAGGTTTTCTCAGTCATCTCAATTGGAATTTTAGCTGCCATGAAAGGGAGTTTAGTGTCAACTGTTACAAGAGTTTCGATCGTCTTTACAGCAGTGCTATGTTTTCTAGCATCCAGGTGGCTTTCTCACTTCATATACAAGAACTTCTATTACCATGACTACAATCATGCCTTTGttttaaaacaatga